One window from the genome of Choloepus didactylus isolate mChoDid1 chromosome 2, mChoDid1.pri, whole genome shotgun sequence encodes:
- the LOC119514932 gene encoding S-adenosylmethionine decarboxylase proenzyme-like, whose product MEAAHFFEGTEKLLEVWFSRQQPDANQGSGDLLTIPRSEWDILLKDVQCSIISVTKTDKQEAYVLSESSMFVSKRRFILKTCGTTLLLKALVPLLKLARDYSGFDSIQSFFYSRKNFMKPSHQGYPHRNFQEEIEFLNAIFPNGAAYCMGRMNSDCWYLYTLDFPESRVISQPDQTLEILMSELDPAVMDQFYMKDGVTAKDVTRESGIRDLIPGSVIDATLFNPCGYSMNGMKSDGTYWTIHITPEPEFSYVSFETNISQTSYDDLIRKVVEVFKPGKFVTTLFVNQSSKCRTVLSSPQKIEGFKRLDCQSAMFNDYNFVFTSFAKNQQQQQS is encoded by the coding sequence ATGGAAGCTGCACATTTTTTCGAAGGGACGGAGAAGCTGCTGGAGGTTTGGTTCTCCCGGCAGCAGCCCGACGCAAACCAAGGATCTGGGGATCTTCTCACCATTCCAAGATCTGAGTGGGACATACTTTTGAAGGATGTGCAATGTTCAATCATAAGTGTGACAAAAACTGACAAGCAGGAAGCTTATGTACTCAGTGAGAGTAGCATGTTTGTCTCCAAGAGACGTTTCATTTTGAAGACATGTGGTACCACCCTCTTACTGAAAGCACTGGTTCCCCTGTTGAAGCTTGCTAGGGATTACAGTGGGTTTGACTCAATTCAAAGCTTCTTTTATTCTCGTAAGAATTTCATGAAGCCTTCTCACCAAGGGTACCCACACCGGAATTTCCAGGAAGAAATAGAGTTTCTTAACGCAATTTTCCCAAATGGAGCAGCATATTGTATGGGACGGATGAATTCCGACTGTTGGTACTTATATACTCTGGATTTCCCAGAGAGTCGTGTAATCAGTCAGCCAGATCAAACCCTGGAAATTCTGATGAGTGAGCTTGACCCAGCAGTTATGGACCAGTTCTACATGAAAGATGGTGTTACTGCAAAGGATGTCACTCGTGAGAGTGGAATTCGTGACCTGATACCAGGTTCTGTCATTGATGCCACACTGTTCAATCCTTGTGGGTATTCGATGAATGGAATGAAATCGGACGGAACTTATTGGACTATTCACATCACTCCAGAACCAGAATTTTCTTATGTTAGCTTTGAAACAAACATAAGTCAGACCTCCTATGATGACCTGATCAGGAAAGTTGTGGAAGTCTTCAAGCCAGGAAAATTTGTGACCACCTTGTTTGTAAATCAGAGTTCTAAATGTCGCACAGTGCTTTCTTCGCCCCAGAAGATTGAAGGTTTTAAACGTCTTGATTGTCAGAGTGCTATGTTCAATGATTACAACTTTGTTTTTACCAGCTTTGCTAAGAATCAgcaacaacagcagagttga